The following proteins are co-located in the Cryptosporidium parvum Iowa II chromosome 6, whole genome shotgun sequence genome:
- a CDS encoding U2 snRNP. Hsh49p, RRM domain containing protein (transcripts identified by EST): LKKMSISNRIPEIQPIYERNQEATLYCGNLENKVDEEMLAELFSQCGPVKSVHIPRDKVTGHHSGFGFIEFEFVSDVEYAQKVMNSIKLFTKQIRCCKASNDRKPLDIGANLYVGNLSPEIDEKFLFYLFSNFGKILSLKIVGNDQSSQSPKNSAFINFSSFQESDSAIQALNGQFFCNQQISVSYAFKQNSKNEKHGNYAERLLESKSKTKPIQE; this comes from the coding sequence ttaaagaaaatgagtATTTCGAATAGAATTCCTGAAATACAGCCAATTTATGAAAGAAACCAGGAAGCCACACTGTATTGTGGGAATTTAGAAAACAAAGTAGATGAAGAAATGCTAGCGGAGCTATTTTCACAGTGTGGGCCTGTAAAATCAGTTCATATTCCAAGAGATAAAGTAACAGGACATCATTCGGGGTTCGGTTTTATTGAGTTTGAATTTGTTTCAGATGTTGAGTATGCACAAAAGGTAATGAACTCAATAAAGCTATTTACTAAACAAATCAGGTGCTGCAAAGCTTCAAACGACAGGAAGCCGCTGGATATTGGGGCAAATTTATATGTTGGAAACTTATCTCCGGAAATAGATGAGAAATTCCTCTTTTATCTGTTTTCTAATTTTGGCAAGATCTTGTCACTAAAGATTGTAGGCAATGATCAAAGCAGTCAAAGCCCTAAAAATAGTGCTTTTATAAACTTTTCGTCATTTCAGGAGTCTGATTCCGCCATTCAAGCTCTAAATGGCCAGTTCTTCTGCAACCAACAAATCTCAGTTTCTTATGcatttaaacaaaattcTAAAAACGAAAAGCATGGTAACTACGCTGAAAGACTATTGGAATCCAAGTCAAAGACCAAACCCATACAAGAATGA
- a CDS encoding hypothetical protein (transcripts identified by EST), translating to MSEKNIIPFQEEETNNEKKLGVYEKQDLSERRKELWIISKSLGAITLVSAVMNLVLVGIMIFMVNSLIKGIISEHSRQIAIQKGMLSNFIERNSRIEKSVHNERMNFNDHWRKGAGILPLNMLYNAPLKSLENVDAIILEFDEPEQIESGNQEKKIKGKRHQHMYHVESITREVSVEEMEGGKHKKKEEAVLKFNLTNQGTLTVYKDKAILRDRLGNKVHELFFESENQTHEYQSKEAEKLLRSDSKDEENEKQGHIQPNNRKLISSNSHKHSASHSLKTQSGYMAAVCKYGCGEMGVTYPYYYRPFFGYGFPLLGTEPYFQSGYGGNVETAMNNNMFNPESAGPRPPGVQATPQTSPFAMGENPYSYPYSSSPGGGYYYYYNFYPPPPPMQPEPFPYYEESYYNIPQNNTEEEEE from the coding sequence ATGTctgaaaagaatattatacCATTTCAGGAGGAAGAGAcgaataatgaaaaaaagttGGGAGTTTATGAAAAACAGGATTTGAGTGAAAGGAGGAAAGAGCTTTGgataatttcaaaaagtcTTGGGGCAATTACATTGGTATCTGCAGTAATGAATCTGGTTTTGGTTGGGATAATGATATTTATGGTAAACAGCCTAATTAAAGGCATAATATCAGAACATTCCAGGCAAATAGCAATTCAAAAGGGGATGTTATCAAACTTTATTGAAAGGAATTCAAGAATAGAAAAAAGTGTTCATAATGAAAGGATGAATTTTAACGATCATTGGAGGAAAGGAGCTGGAATACTTCCATTAAATATGCTTTACAATGCGCCATTAAAAAGTCTAGAGAATGTAGATGCTATCATACTAGAGTTTGATGAACCAGAACAAATCGAATCTGGAAAtcaagagaaaaaaattaaaggaaaaagGCACCAGCATATGTATCATGTTGAATCCATTACAAGAGAAGTTTCAGTAGAAGAGATGGAAGGAGGAAAacataaaaaaaaagaggaagCTGTATTAAAGTTTAACTTAACCAATCAAGGTACACTCACTGTTTATAAGGATAAAGCTATTTTAAGAGATAGGTTAGGAAACAAAGTGCATGAACTTTTCTTTGAATCAGAAAATCAAACTCATGAATATCAAAGCAAAGAAGCGGAAAAATTGCTCAGATCCGACTCAAAAGACGAGGAAAATGAAAAACAAGGTCACATACAACCTAATAATAGAAAGCTTATATCTTCCAATTCACACAAGCACTCAGCATCCCATTCTTTGAAAACTCAAAGTGGTTATATGGCAGCTGTATGTAAATATGGATGCGGAGAAATGGGAGTAACCTACCCCTATTACTATCGCCCCTTCTTTGGATATGGATTTCCTTTACTAGGTACTGAACCGTATTTCCAAAGTGGATATGGAGGTAATGTTGAAACTGCcatgaataataatatgttCAACCCTGAATCAGCTGGTCCTCGTCCTCCAGGAGTACAAGCAACTCCACAAACTTCACCATTTGCAATGGGCGAAAATCCATATAGCTATCCATACTCATCTAGCCCAGGAGGAGGatactattattactataaCTTCTACCCTCCACCTCCCCCAATGCAACCAGAACCGTTCCCATATTACGAAGAAAGCTATTACAATATTCCCCAAAATAACacagaagaagaagaagaataa
- a CDS encoding RecQ bloom helicase (RNA helicase+hrdc) yields the protein MEDESEFQETHKSSLESELRWYKENFEQIKNDLLSKLNKGRSSNSEISCVLQNETNNIGKIFFGKPIRDFSSFSNVIRNVSKKITFNSDSHACTHPHANTGIENTYVAEISDNHVDNIISNHKKVEELCKEENEDEVIELKVLGCGGREVEEIVSSSSSSKENLYTILNILPNSDFSTVKTKSRKNTTKKSSSNEKKLLNCRRKVQVNEKDQDWEREDFEWSEDMKRINEQVFGNESFRSNQRQIMNAVVSQRDVFVMMPTGGGKSLCFQLPGLLKYNNPASVTVVIMPLVALMVDQIEQLNILGIKCASLNSNQSADELNHITSLLKKGDPETCPAFLFVTPEKLKHSKTLFSLLKQINDESRLLRFAIDEAHCVCQWGFDFRPDYIQLCKLREEFPNVPIIALTATATHSILSDVIKQLKMRSPAIFSLSFDRPNLKYEVRAKSGSKKKMLNEICELLRSPRFCRSTSIIYCLSRNECEEVSKDLNKEGISATYYHGSMKEDKRNLAQRRWMNDEKQVMVATIAFGMGINKKDVRLVIHLSMPKSLENYYQESGRAGRDGLESKCILYYSYKDVSRLQTLAGVNIEKPSKKYYTSKNNSSNNKSTIDGLLGMVKYCEEQYKCRRTMILSHFGEDFKGKCKVKCDNCMRSELEKPTNINVEGLARQVFHSVRMSLQEQARATKTYGFLTLSSLAEILKGKKKKDKQSKGSLKDCIGLLNDTNIWKPGNLQRFLHLFIINQLFSENLVQLKNGVSVASLKIDKQAEKQDIYELDFSCFKALQLESIYSTPIPESNNVNLGHNINSSLSLYSFNSKQSSSDINFANNGLISNSNNIENLNHDKNLKESRRKRQFIDKGSPHSIVKKKQANLMYQESNSENEQLKDFRNQLLLLRRNLAAEFGISNTNSIASKEAIDALVENLPLSLDALKTLPGWGARQKLERFGLRFISKVRDFVDSKSTNMFYTEKNYTCPIDLINPEDLDKELDLIWQ from the coding sequence ATGGAAGATGAATCAGAATTTCAAGAAACTCATAAGAGTAGTTTAGAGTCGGAATTAAGATGGTATAAGGAGAATTTtgaacaaataaaaaacgATTTACTCTCTAAATTGAATAAAGGCAGAAGTTCTAACTCAGAAATATCATGTGTGCTGCAAAATGAAACAAACAATATCGGTAAAATCTTTTTCGGAAAACCTATCAGAGACTTTTCCTCGTTTTCCAATGTAATTCGAAAtgtttcaaaaaaaattacctTCAATAGTGATAGCCATGCATGCACACACCCGCATGCAAACACCGGTATTGAAAATACATACGTGGCAGAGATTTCGGATAATCATGTGGACAACATAATTAGTAATCACAAAAAAGTTGAAGAGTTGTGTAAGGAAGAGAATGAAGATGAAGTTATAGAATTGAAAGTATTGGGATGTGGAGGAAGGGAAGTAGAGGAGATTGTATCAAGCTCATCTTCTAGCAAGGAGAATTTATATacaattttgaatatccTGCCAAATTCTGACTTTTCAACGGTTAAAACAAAGTCCAGAAAGAATACAACAAAGAAAAGCTCTTCAAACGAGAAAAAGTTATTGAATTGCAGGAGAAAAGTTCAGGTCAATGAGAAGGACCAAGATTGGGAAAGGGAAGATTTTGAATGGTCAGAGGATATGAAAAGAATCAATGAGCAAGTTTTTGGCAATGAATCATTTAGGTCAAATCAAAGACAGATAATGAATGCAGTGGTTTCTCAAAGGGACGTTTTTGTTATGATGCCAACAGGAGGAGGAAAGTCACTTTGTTTCCAGCTTCCTGGccttttaaaatataacaACCCTGCAAGTGTGACGGTGGTTATCATGCCCTTAGTTGCACTTATGGTTGACCAAATTGAACAGTTGAATATACTCGGCATTAAATGTGCAAGTTTGAATAGTAATCAGTCTGCAGATGAGTTGAATCATATTACATCCTTACTGAAGAAGGGAGATCCTGAAACATGTCCTGCCTTTCTATTTGTAACTCCCGAAAAGCTTAAGCATTCAAAGACTTTGTTTTCACTACTAAAGcaaattaatgatgaatcaAGATTATTAAGATTTGCAATTGATGAGGCTCATTGTGTTTGTCAATGGGGATTTGACTTTAGACCTGACTATATTCAACTTTGTAAACTCAGAGAAGAGTTCCCAAATGTCCCGATAATAGCATTAACTGCCACTGCCACTCATAGTATTTTGAGTGATGTAATTAAACAACTAAAGATGCGATCTCCTGCTATCTTTAGTCTTTCTTTTGACAGACCAAATCTAAAATATGAGGTAAGAGCTAAAAGTGgaagtaaaaaaaagatgcTCAATGAGATCTGTGAGCTGCTTAGATCTCCACGGTTTTGTAGATCAACAAGTATTATCTACTGTTTGAGCAGAAATGAGTGCGAAGAAGTCTCCAAAGATTTGAACAAGGAAGGAATTTCTGCAACATATTACCATGGATCCATGAAAGAAGATAAGCGGAATCTGGCACAAAGAAGATGGATGAATGACGAAAAGCAGGTCATGGTAGCAACCATAGCATTTGGAATGGGaatcaataaaaaagatGTTAGACTTGTGATTCATCTATCCATGCCAAAATCCCTTGAAAACTATTACCAAGAAAGTGGTAGAGCTGGAAGAGATGGACTAGAGTCTAAATGTATATTATATTACTCTTACAAAGATGTCTCTAGATTACAAACTTTAGCAGGAGTTAACATTGAAAAACCTTCCAAAAAGTATTATACCTCCAAGAATAACTCTTCAAATAACAAATCCACAATTGATGGACTTTTAGGTATGGTGAAATATTGTGAAGAACAATATAAATGCAGAAGAACAATGATTCTAAGCCATTTTGGAGAGGATTTTAAAGGAAAATGTAAGGTTAAATGCGATAATTGTATGAGATCTGAATTAGAAAAGCCGACTAACATTAATGTGGAAGGTCTTGCTCGTCAAGTCTTTCACTCAGTAAGAATGAGCCTTCAAGAACAGGCAAGAGCTACAAAAACCTATGgatttttaactttatcTAGCTTAGCAGAAATCTTAaaaggaaagaaaaagaaagataaGCAATCAAAAGGCTCCCTTAAAGACTGTATTGGTCTTCTTAATGatacaaatatttggaaGCCAGGAAATCTGCAAAGATTCCTGcatttgtttattattaatcagCTTTTTTCTGAGAATTTGGTTCAACTCAAAAATGGAGTATCAGTTGCTTCTCTTAAAATTGATAAACAAGCAGAAAAACAAGATATCTATGAACTCGACTTTTCTTGTTTCAAAGCCTTACAGTTAGAGTCCATCTACTCTACTCCAATTCCAGAATCAAATAATGTTAATTTGGGCCATAATATTAACTCATCTCTTTCCTTGTATTCTTTTAACTCAAAACAATCTTCTTcagatattaattttgcTAATAATGGCTTAATATCTAACTCTAACAACATAGAGAACTTGAATCACGATAAGAATCTCAAGGAATCCAGAAGAAAAAGACAATTCATTGATAAAGGATCTCCCCATTCAATAGTTAAGAAGAAGCAGGCAAATTTGATGTATCAAGAATCTAACAGTGAAAATGAACAGCTTAAAGATTTTAGAAATCAATTACTTTTACTAAGAAGAAACTTAGCTGCAGAGTTTGGAATCTCTAATACCAACTCTATTGCATCAAAGGAAGCTATTGATGCTCTTGTTGAGAATCTCCCGCTTTCATTAGATGCTCTTAAAACACTTCCTGGATGGGGCGCAAGGCAAAAACTTGAAAGATTTGGTCTCAGATTCATCTCAAAGGTCAGAGATTTTGTTGATTCCAAGTCAACCAATATGTTTTATACCGAAAAGAATTATACTTGTCCAATTGACCTTATTAATCCTGAAGATCTGGACAAAGAACTAGATCTTATTTGGCAATAA
- a CDS encoding ankyrin repeat protein codes for VLIELNPKVRTKMMEIAKYRGTRDSIKIESPKEKLEIKSGEYIGSIDGEFDELNHEIYEFIHQCLNTDDSDLLFPTFEEQLQSTCISNGSETVKTGGTYMDVNPLQGDRESFRFGFENENNSQYMNIKQECMNTASNNVGGFSMSLENTFDFNGILLKASFLGKTDIIKSCLDNGANVLHTDKVGRTALHYASACGWLPTMKLLLKYNCDINRRDHKNWTALHIGVSKKFPEVVELLLSSGADLSLGLPHTCAPCRGGPISSKAIHFAAIRGNRMITEILLKYGADINDVDEDNKTPLHYASFRSNLDYAKWVIEKGADVNAKDKYGRTPLHIASLSGNLEITKILIENGSEVRARDIWDMSPLSLALTREHPEMVSYLESISGEKSSEISVIRGFELDTMESIVLNTIVTGLQEPKKEFIARVIKTIGSQRSLQLYENAMKVENSGGLLTADMSRRKTIGGVFCYLLKQLVAEDQITIQEWNYIRQEEKERINAKNILKRNNRRCQV; via the coding sequence GTATTAATTGAGTTAAATCCGAAAGTTAGAACAAAAATGATGGAAATAGCCAAGTATAGAGGGACTAGAGATTCCATTAAGATCGAGAGCCCAAAAGAGAAATTGGAAATTAAAAGTGGAGAATATATAGGGAGTATAGATGGAGAGtttgatgaattaaatcatGAGATTTATGAATTCATTCACCAATGTTTGAACACTGACGATTCAGATCTGTTATTTCCAACTTTTGAGGAACAGTTACAAAGTACTTGTATTAGCAATGGCAGTGAAACAGTTAAAACTGGTGGTACATATATGGATGTGAATCCTCTTCAAGGAGATAGAGAGTCCTTTAGGTTTGGGTTTGAGAACGAAAATAATTCTCAGTATATGAATATTAAACAAGAGTGTATGAATACAGCAAGTAATAATGTTGGGGGATTTTCTATGTCACTTGAAAACACTTTTGATTTCAATGGAATATTACTAAAGGCTTCATTTCTTGGAAAAACTGACATTATTAAGTCATGTTTAGATAATGGAGCTAACGTCTTACATACCGATAAGGTTGGACGTACTGCATTACACTATGCATCAGCTTGTGGATGGCTTCCAACAATGAAGCTGCTTCTCAAGTACAATTGCGATATAAATCGTAGAGATCACAAAAATTGGACAGCTCTCCATATTGGAGTTTCAAAGAAATTCCCAGAAGTTGTGgaattattactttcttcTGGAGCAGATTTAAGTTTGGGACTTCCACATACATGTGCACCATGTAGGGGGGGACCAATTTCTAGTAAAGCTATTCATTTTGCTGCAATTAGAGGTAATCGTATGATCACGGAGATACTTTTAAAGTATGGGGCTGATATTAATGATGTagatgaagataataaGACTCCTTTGCATTATGCAAGCTTCAGATCAAATTTAGATTACGCCAAATGGGTAATTGAGAAAGGAGCTGACGTAAATGCAAAGGATAAATACGGGAGGACTCCTCTCCATATAGCATCCTTGTCTGGTAATCTTGAAATTACGAAGATACTCATAGAAAATGGATCTGAAGTCCGAGCTAGGGATATCTGGGATATGTCTCCTTTAAGCCTTGCATTAACTAGAGAACATCCTGAAATGGTTTCTTATTTGGAGTCAATTTCCGGTGAAAAGTCATCTGAAATCTCTGTTATTAGAGGATTTGAATTAGATACAATGGAATCTATAGTATTAAATACCATAGTTACTGGATTACAAGAaccaaaaaaagaattcattGCTAGAGTGATTAAGACTATTGGATCACAAAGAAGCCTGCAACTTTACGAAAACGCCATGAAGGTTGAGAATTCTGGCGGGCTCTTGACAGCGGACATGTCAAGGAGAAAAACTATTGGAGGAGTCTTCTGCTACCTCCTTAAACAACTTGTTGCTGAAGATCAAATTACTATTCAGGAATGGAATTATATTCGACAAGAAGAGAAGGAAAGAATTAACGCTAAGAACATTCTAAAACGTAATAATAGACGATGTCAGGTCTAG